The following are encoded together in the Acidobacteriota bacterium genome:
- a CDS encoding SDR family oxidoreductase codes for MGLLDGKVALVTGAGGGLGRTHALLLAQEGAAVVVNDLGGARDGTGAGTAMADQVAQEIRDAGGQAVADYGSVSDGDAARAMVQRAVDAFGKLDIAINNAGILRDKSFKNMTDELWDIVLDVHLRGTYLVTKAAYDRMIEQESGGRIIMTSSTSGLLGNFGQTNYGAAKAGMAGFMRCLALEGAKYGVTVNLLAPAAWSRLTEDIMPETTAEPLAPEKVSPAVVWLCSDDAADITGRIFAVGGNKVSLLAWQSLEIASRPNDQGPWDVAAIGERIRAASADFPKPVHFSDLM; via the coding sequence ATGGGTCTGCTCGACGGCAAGGTTGCACTCGTTACGGGCGCTGGGGGCGGCCTCGGCCGCACTCACGCGTTACTGCTGGCGCAGGAAGGCGCCGCGGTCGTGGTCAACGACCTGGGCGGAGCGCGCGACGGCACCGGCGCGGGCACCGCCATGGCCGACCAGGTAGCCCAGGAGATCCGCGACGCCGGCGGACAGGCGGTCGCCGACTACGGCTCGGTGTCCGACGGCGACGCCGCCCGGGCGATGGTTCAGCGCGCCGTGGACGCGTTCGGAAAGCTCGACATCGCGATCAACAACGCCGGCATCCTGCGCGACAAGTCGTTCAAGAACATGACGGACGAGCTGTGGGACATCGTCCTCGACGTGCACCTGCGCGGCACCTACCTCGTGACCAAGGCCGCCTACGACCGGATGATCGAGCAGGAGTCCGGCGGCCGGATCATCATGACGAGTTCGACCTCCGGCCTGCTCGGCAACTTCGGCCAGACGAACTACGGCGCCGCGAAGGCCGGGATGGCCGGCTTCATGCGCTGCCTCGCGCTGGAAGGCGCGAAGTACGGCGTGACGGTGAACCTCCTCGCTCCCGCCGCCTGGTCGCGTCTGACGGAAGACATCATGCCGGAGACGACGGCCGAACCGCTGGCGCCCGAGAAAGTGTCGCCGGCCGTCGTCTGGCTCTGCAGCGACGACGCCGCCGACATCACCGGCCGCATCTTCGCCGTCGGCGGCAACAAGGTGTCGCTGCTGGCCTGGCAGTCGCTCGAGATCGCCAGCCGACCGAACGACCAGGGACCGTGGGACGTGGCCGCGATCGGCGAGAGGATCCGCGCCGCTTCGGCCGACTTCCCGAAGCCGGTCCACTTCTCCGACCTGATGTAG
- a CDS encoding PQQ-binding-like beta-propeller repeat protein, producing the protein MTPMHLFAAASLLTALAADPAAANELARMTPADADPATTWPQWRGPSGQGEVAGSGYVDRWGPEENVRWKVAVPGNGNSSPIVWGDALFLTTAEAAGARRSVLAFDRATGERLWTTAAPAANPERAYPKNGHASSTPTTDGERVYAYLGNHGLMALDMEGEIVWHKSFGELNAFHGTASSPLLLGDRLIIVQEQQRSTSFIAAFDRHTGEELWRTERDTQVGWSSPAAVSVTTDDGEERDEIVVNSQHHVIAYAPEDGRELWRASGTTFEVIPSPVVGHDLLFSTSGRAGPTLAIRPGGDGDVTDSRIVWTAAKGSPFVVAPMLVGDYLYMVNDMASVITVYEAKTGEVLWQERLGERMREGFSAAPVAFDGRIFFTNDNGETFVIKEGPDFELLHVNRIGERTIASPALVGGVWYIRTDGHLWAIGEETG; encoded by the coding sequence ATGACGCCGATGCACCTGTTCGCCGCCGCCTCCCTCCTCACGGCACTTGCCGCTGACCCCGCCGCCGCCAATGAACTGGCGCGGATGACGCCGGCGGACGCCGACCCAGCCACCACCTGGCCGCAGTGGCGCGGTCCCAGCGGCCAGGGCGAAGTTGCGGGCAGCGGCTACGTCGACCGTTGGGGCCCGGAGGAGAACGTGCGCTGGAAGGTCGCTGTCCCAGGCAACGGCAACTCCTCGCCGATCGTCTGGGGCGATGCGCTGTTCCTGACTACCGCCGAGGCGGCCGGCGCCAGGCGCTCCGTGCTCGCCTTCGACCGGGCGACCGGAGAACGTCTCTGGACCACCGCCGCGCCCGCCGCGAACCCGGAGCGCGCCTACCCGAAGAACGGCCACGCCTCTTCGACCCCTACCACTGACGGGGAGCGCGTCTACGCCTACCTCGGCAACCACGGCCTGATGGCGCTCGACATGGAAGGCGAAATCGTCTGGCACAAGTCGTTCGGCGAGTTGAACGCCTTTCACGGCACGGCCTCGTCACCGCTGCTGCTTGGAGACCGCCTCATCATCGTCCAGGAACAGCAGCGTTCCACGTCCTTCATCGCCGCGTTCGACCGCCATACCGGCGAGGAACTGTGGCGCACGGAACGGGACACCCAGGTCGGCTGGAGCTCGCCGGCCGCCGTCTCGGTGACCACCGACGACGGCGAGGAACGCGACGAGATCGTGGTCAACAGCCAGCACCACGTGATCGCCTACGCTCCCGAGGACGGCCGGGAGCTGTGGCGGGCCAGCGGCACGACCTTCGAGGTCATCCCGAGCCCCGTCGTCGGCCACGACCTGCTGTTCAGCACCTCGGGCCGCGCGGGACCGACCCTGGCGATTCGCCCCGGCGGCGACGGCGACGTGACGGACAGCCGCATCGTCTGGACCGCGGCGAAGGGTTCGCCCTTCGTCGTCGCGCCGATGCTGGTCGGCGATTACCTCTACATGGTCAACGACATGGCGAGCGTGATCACCGTCTACGAAGCGAAGACCGGCGAGGTCCTCTGGCAGGAACGCCTCGGCGAACGGATGCGCGAAGGCTTCTCCGCCGCGCCGGTCGCCTTCGACGGCAGAATCTTCTTCACCAACGACAACGGCGAGACCTTCGTCATCAAGGAGGGGCCGGACTTCGAGCTCCTCCACGTCAACCGGATCGGCGAACGAACCATCGCCTCGCCCGCCCTCGTCGGCGGCGTCTGGTACATCCGCACCGACGGCCACCTGTGGGCGATAGGTGAGGAAACCGGTTAG
- a CDS encoding PQQ-binding-like beta-propeller repeat protein, producing the protein MNPGTQLGVLAATLCLVVAPVSISAQDSEWPVTTGDKGGQRYSPIDQIDAGNVGELEIAWRWSSPDNDRGAEDRRLRSRRMQPGGHQVTPIKIGDRLFATTGLSQIAALDPATGETEWVYDPEAYDAGRPTNLGFVHRGASHWPGRPAGDGAEAVPARLFYGTGDARLLAVDPFTGEPVGSFGDGGAVDLTQGLRREVRRRRAYAVSSPVMVCRDTVIVGASISDAPNHPDAPPGDVRGFDPVTGELRWTFHSIPQPGEVGHETWENDSWQYTGNANVWTLITADEELGLVYLPFGTPTNDWYGGHRLGDNLFAESLVALDCGTGERKWHFQAIRHGLWDYDLVTPPILGEIEVDGRELKVAAQLSKQGFVYVFDADSGKPVWPIEQRPVPRSTVPGERSAPTQPFPTKPPAYERQGMHEGQLLDLTPEILARAKEILEQYDYGPLYTPPSLRGTWQVPGWGGGASWPGGAFDPETGWLYVPSFTVPVVLTMKKPDPNRSSFDYIGSIQTRPPGPFGLPIVKPPYSRMTAYDLNRGEIEWVRPLGRGPTGHPAIRDLKLEPMGSGSRAHVLLTPELLFVGLEATVHPDAEMEAESMDLESSALEELAVADEEQAAILAEIAASRDWRFEPSTFAALDKTTGETVWSVEIEAGVGGSPMTYLHGGRQYVVLAVGGSGVPSELIAFALPGETG; encoded by the coding sequence ATGAACCCGGGAACGCAGCTGGGAGTCCTGGCGGCGACCCTCTGCCTCGTTGTCGCCCCCGTTTCGATCTCCGCTCAGGACAGCGAGTGGCCGGTGACCACCGGCGACAAGGGCGGTCAGCGCTACTCGCCGATCGACCAGATCGATGCGGGCAACGTCGGCGAGCTCGAGATCGCCTGGCGCTGGTCGTCGCCGGACAACGATCGCGGCGCGGAGGATCGCCGGTTGCGCAGCCGCCGGATGCAGCCCGGCGGCCACCAGGTGACGCCGATCAAGATCGGCGACCGCCTCTTCGCGACCACCGGCCTGAGCCAGATCGCCGCGCTCGATCCGGCGACCGGCGAGACGGAGTGGGTGTACGACCCGGAGGCCTATGACGCCGGGCGCCCCACGAACCTCGGTTTCGTCCACCGGGGCGCCAGCCACTGGCCCGGGAGGCCAGCCGGCGACGGGGCCGAGGCGGTGCCCGCACGGCTCTTCTACGGCACCGGCGACGCCCGGCTCCTGGCGGTCGACCCGTTCACCGGCGAACCGGTCGGCAGCTTCGGCGACGGCGGAGCGGTCGACCTGACCCAGGGTCTGCGCCGCGAGGTCCGGCGGCGCCGCGCCTACGCCGTCAGCTCGCCGGTCATGGTCTGCCGCGACACGGTGATCGTGGGCGCGTCGATATCGGATGCTCCGAACCACCCCGACGCACCGCCTGGAGACGTCCGCGGCTTCGATCCGGTGACCGGCGAGCTGCGCTGGACCTTCCACTCGATTCCGCAACCGGGGGAGGTCGGGCACGAGACCTGGGAGAACGACTCCTGGCAGTACACGGGCAACGCGAACGTCTGGACGCTGATCACCGCGGACGAGGAACTCGGGCTCGTCTACCTGCCCTTCGGCACGCCGACCAACGACTGGTATGGCGGCCACCGGCTGGGCGACAACCTGTTCGCGGAGAGTCTGGTGGCGCTCGACTGCGGGACCGGCGAGCGCAAGTGGCACTTCCAGGCGATCCGTCACGGCCTCTGGGACTACGACCTGGTGACACCGCCCATCCTCGGCGAGATCGAGGTCGACGGCCGGGAACTCAAGGTCGCCGCGCAGCTCAGCAAGCAGGGCTTCGTCTACGTCTTCGATGCCGACAGCGGCAAGCCGGTGTGGCCGATCGAGCAAAGGCCGGTGCCGCGGAGCACCGTTCCGGGCGAGCGGTCGGCGCCGACCCAGCCGTTTCCGACCAAGCCGCCCGCGTACGAGCGCCAGGGCATGCACGAGGGCCAGTTGCTCGATCTCACGCCGGAGATCCTGGCGCGCGCGAAGGAGATCCTGGAGCAGTACGACTACGGTCCGCTCTACACGCCTCCCTCGCTGCGGGGTACCTGGCAGGTGCCCGGCTGGGGCGGGGGAGCGAGCTGGCCCGGCGGCGCCTTCGATCCGGAGACCGGCTGGCTCTATGTGCCGTCGTTCACCGTGCCGGTCGTGCTGACGATGAAGAAGCCGGACCCGAACCGGTCATCCTTCGACTACATCGGTTCGATCCAGACGCGCCCGCCGGGTCCCTTCGGCCTGCCCATCGTCAAGCCGCCGTACAGCCGGATGACGGCCTACGATCTGAACCGCGGTGAGATCGAGTGGGTGCGGCCGCTGGGACGGGGGCCGACCGGACATCCGGCAATCCGCGATCTGAAACTGGAGCCGATGGGCTCGGGCTCGCGCGCCCACGTGCTGCTGACGCCGGAGCTGCTGTTCGTGGGGTTGGAAGCGACCGTCCATCCGGACGCGGAAATGGAAGCCGAATCCATGGACCTCGAGTCGTCGGCGCTCGAGGAACTAGCCGTGGCGGACGAGGAGCAGGCGGCGATACTCGCCGAGATCGCGGCGAGCCGCGACTGGCGTTTCGAGCCGTCGACCTTCGCGGCCCTGGACAAGACGACCGGCGAGACGGTCTGGTCGGTGGAGATCGAAGCCGGCGTCGGCGGGTCGCCGATGACCTACCTGCACGGGGGCCGCCAGTACGTGGTTCTCGCCGTGGGCGGCAGCGGTGTGCCGTCGGAGTTGATCGCGTTTGCGCTGCCGGGAGAAACAGGCTGA
- a CDS encoding oxidoreductase: MSNTFRAVVVDRVDDQHTAGLRDLTLGDLPERDVLVDVEYSTLNYKDGLAITGAAPICRSVPMVCGVDLAGTVAESGSDSFSPGDRVLVNGYGLSESHWGGYSQKARLKSDWLVPVPEAFTNQQAMAIGTAGYTAMLCVMALQDHGVTPESGDVVVTGAAGGVGSVAVALLARAGYRVIASTGREAEHGYLSSLGAADFIARETLSAKPRPIGRESWAGAVDVVGSTTLANLIAQTRYGGCVAACGLAGGMDLPSSVYPFILRGVVLAGVDSVMAPMDLRQEAWRRLAAELPADLLSEMTTVEPMSRIEELAASILAGQTRGRVVINVNA, from the coding sequence ATGAGCAACACCTTTCGAGCGGTCGTCGTCGACAGGGTCGACGATCAGCACACCGCCGGCCTGCGGGACCTGACGCTGGGCGATCTGCCCGAGCGCGACGTGCTGGTCGATGTCGAGTACTCCACCCTGAACTACAAGGACGGCCTGGCGATCACCGGCGCCGCGCCGATCTGCCGTTCGGTGCCGATGGTCTGCGGCGTCGATCTGGCCGGGACGGTGGCGGAATCCGGCTCCGATTCGTTCTCTCCGGGCGACCGCGTGCTGGTCAACGGTTACGGGCTGAGCGAGAGCCACTGGGGCGGCTACTCCCAGAAGGCGAGGTTGAAGTCCGACTGGCTTGTGCCGGTGCCGGAGGCCTTCACCAACCAGCAGGCGATGGCGATCGGCACCGCCGGCTACACGGCGATGCTGTGCGTGATGGCGCTGCAGGACCATGGTGTGACGCCGGAGAGCGGCGACGTCGTCGTGACCGGCGCGGCCGGTGGCGTGGGTTCGGTCGCGGTGGCACTGCTGGCGCGGGCCGGCTACCGGGTGATCGCCTCCACCGGGCGCGAGGCGGAGCATGGCTACCTGAGCAGTCTGGGCGCCGCCGACTTCATCGCCCGCGAAACGCTGTCGGCGAAGCCGCGGCCGATCGGCCGGGAGAGTTGGGCCGGTGCGGTCGACGTCGTCGGCTCGACGACGCTGGCGAACCTGATCGCCCAGACGCGCTACGGCGGCTGCGTGGCCGCCTGCGGGCTGGCCGGCGGCATGGACCTGCCGTCGAGCGTGTACCCCTTCATTCTGCGCGGCGTGGTTCTGGCGGGCGTCGACTCCGTCATGGCGCCCATGGATCTGCGCCAGGAGGCCTGGCGCCGGCTGGCAGCCGAGCTTCCCGCCGACCTGCTGTCCGAGATGACGACGGTCGAGCCGATGAGCCGGATCGAGGAGCTGGCAGCGTCGATCCTGGCGGGCCAGACGCGCGGCAGGGTGGTCATCAACGTCAACGCCTGA
- a CDS encoding nitrite/sulfite reductase, with amino-acid sequence MNQLTVDSTATWEAELEGRIPPHLREEIEIFETQIAQKRQGRIDDKVFAETRLRRGVYGQRYDNGQRHDGTASRALEYPCGDLTKGPNTVWDAPGMLRIKIPFGAMNGEQMEVLADLAEEYSDGIAHVTTRQDIQLHFIHIDDTPDIMRRLAAAGITTQEACGNSVRNVTACPMAGVCRDEPFDVSPYAHAMTHFLLGHKDAQDFGRKFKIAFSGCEQHACGLANMHDLGVLAQVRTTGNGTKSTERGFKVFVGGGLGPVPHQAKVLREFVREDELLPLAQAVCRVFGRLGEKRNRARARIKFLVAKLGIEEFTRLVDDELAILPVDERWTAYLDHLDVADEHPTRPGAALEPGPRPEGFAEWLGTNVQRQRQPGYVTAAVNLPLGDLTSAQLRALADTARRFNGGLVRNTVEQNIVLRNVGEPDLPALYADLRAAGLGAPGASSLVDVTSCPGTDTCKLGISSSRGLAGELRKRIADSIRTAGVLADEAVKDLRIKVSGCFNSCGQHHVADIGFYGVSRKSDGRTMPHFQVILGGQWTENAGSYGLAVVAVPSKRIPEVVERIAGLFVAEREKGESFQQFIARVGKARIRQLLDDLTKLPTYLEDRTLYSDWGDPREYTLGDLGVGECAGEVVTAVEFGLSAAEREVFQGLLELDRGEAEGAAERAHAAMLQAARALITTENIDIGNEPDEIVGEFRTRFCDTELFFDPYAGAKFANYLFRIHGDAETDSGEEAHRRIEEAQLFIEAAHACNQRISEIQAAKVA; translated from the coding sequence ATGAACCAGCTAACCGTGGACTCCACCGCAACCTGGGAGGCCGAACTCGAAGGCCGCATCCCGCCTCACCTCAGGGAAGAGATCGAGATCTTCGAGACCCAGATCGCGCAGAAGCGCCAGGGCAGGATCGACGACAAGGTCTTCGCCGAGACGCGCCTGCGCCGCGGCGTCTACGGCCAGCGCTACGACAACGGCCAGCGCCACGACGGGACAGCAAGCCGAGCCCTCGAGTACCCCTGCGGCGACCTGACGAAGGGCCCGAACACGGTCTGGGACGCCCCCGGCATGCTGCGGATCAAGATCCCGTTCGGCGCGATGAACGGGGAGCAGATGGAGGTTCTCGCCGACCTCGCCGAGGAGTACTCGGATGGCATCGCCCACGTCACCACGCGCCAGGACATCCAGCTCCACTTCATCCACATCGACGACACGCCGGACATCATGCGGCGTCTGGCGGCCGCCGGCATTACGACCCAGGAGGCGTGCGGCAACTCGGTGCGCAACGTCACCGCCTGCCCGATGGCCGGCGTCTGCCGCGACGAGCCGTTCGACGTCTCGCCCTACGCCCACGCGATGACCCATTTCCTGCTCGGCCACAAGGACGCGCAGGATTTCGGCCGCAAGTTCAAGATCGCCTTCTCAGGCTGCGAGCAGCACGCCTGCGGTCTCGCCAACATGCACGACCTCGGGGTCCTGGCCCAGGTTCGCACGACCGGCAACGGCACGAAGAGCACCGAGCGGGGATTCAAGGTCTTCGTCGGCGGCGGTCTCGGACCGGTGCCGCACCAGGCCAAGGTGCTGCGCGAGTTCGTCCGCGAAGACGAACTCCTGCCCCTGGCGCAGGCGGTCTGCCGCGTCTTCGGACGGCTGGGCGAGAAGCGGAACCGCGCCCGAGCGCGGATCAAGTTCCTGGTCGCCAAGCTAGGGATCGAGGAGTTCACGCGCCTGGTCGACGACGAACTCGCCATCCTCCCCGTCGACGAACGCTGGACCGCCTACCTCGACCATCTCGACGTGGCCGACGAGCACCCCACCCGGCCGGGTGCGGCGCTCGAACCCGGCCCGCGCCCGGAGGGTTTCGCCGAGTGGCTCGGCACGAACGTCCAGCGCCAGCGGCAGCCGGGCTACGTCACCGCCGCGGTGAACCTGCCGCTCGGCGACCTGACCTCGGCCCAGTTGCGGGCGCTCGCCGATACCGCCCGCCGGTTCAACGGCGGCCTGGTCCGCAACACGGTCGAACAGAACATCGTCCTCCGCAACGTCGGCGAGCCCGACCTTCCCGCCCTCTACGCGGACCTGCGCGCGGCCGGTCTGGGCGCCCCCGGCGCCTCGTCCCTGGTGGACGTCACCTCCTGCCCCGGCACCGACACGTGCAAGCTCGGCATCTCCTCGTCGCGAGGACTCGCCGGCGAACTCCGCAAGCGGATCGCTGACTCGATCAGGACGGCGGGCGTGCTCGCCGACGAAGCCGTCAAGGACCTGCGGATCAAGGTCTCCGGCTGCTTCAACTCCTGCGGCCAGCACCACGTCGCGGACATCGGCTTCTACGGCGTGAGCCGCAAGAGCGACGGCCGCACCATGCCCCATTTCCAGGTCATCCTCGGAGGCCAGTGGACCGAGAACGCCGGTTCCTACGGGCTGGCGGTCGTCGCCGTGCCGTCCAAGCGGATCCCGGAAGTCGTGGAACGGATCGCCGGCCTGTTCGTCGCCGAGCGGGAGAAGGGGGAGAGCTTCCAGCAGTTCATCGCCCGGGTCGGCAAGGCGCGGATCCGGCAACTGCTCGACGACCTGACGAAGCTGCCGACATACCTCGAGGACCGCACCCTCTACTCGGACTGGGGCGACCCACGGGAGTACACGCTAGGCGACCTGGGCGTCGGCGAGTGCGCCGGCGAGGTCGTCACCGCGGTCGAGTTCGGTCTCTCGGCCGCCGAGCGCGAGGTCTTCCAGGGTCTGCTTGAACTCGACCGCGGCGAAGCCGAAGGAGCAGCGGAAAGGGCCCACGCCGCGATGCTGCAGGCGGCGCGCGCGCTGATCACGACGGAGAACATCGACATCGGCAACGAGCCGGACGAGATCGTCGGCGAGTTCCGTACCCGCTTCTGCGACACCGAACTGTTCTTCGACCCGTACGCCGGGGCCAAGTTCGCGAACTACCTGTTCCGCATCCATGGCGACGCCGAGACGGACTCCGGCGAGGAGGCGCATCGCCGGATCGAGGAGGCCCAGTTGTTCATCGAGGCGGCCCACGCCTGCAACCAGCGGATCTCCGAGATCCAGGCCGCAAAGGTCGCTTGA
- a CDS encoding tetratricopeptide repeat protein: protein MRGANHRGFLLATSGLLTFTLVGDVSTQERDELSAAMLLRQASLHESRGDYEAAISGYDRAIEVEPRNWQLYMLRGSARFKAGQIEASIEDFDQVVLLEPSQDPYLWQRGISYYYAGRFADCRGQFERHRLVNPNDVENAVWHLLCVAAEEGLEVAREMMLPVGPDARRPMKEIDALFRGDGSVEEVEAAVAAESPGARFYADLYLGLYYELIGEMERAAAAIERAASLPNRGYMVEVARIHRDLTP from the coding sequence GTGAGGGGTGCGAACCACAGGGGTTTTCTTCTTGCAACCAGCGGTCTGCTGACGTTTACGTTGGTGGGCGATGTCTCGACCCAGGAGCGCGACGAACTCAGCGCGGCGATGCTGCTCCGTCAGGCGAGCCTCCACGAGTCTCGTGGCGACTATGAGGCGGCGATCTCCGGCTATGACCGGGCGATCGAAGTCGAGCCGCGGAACTGGCAGCTGTACATGCTGCGGGGATCGGCGCGGTTCAAGGCCGGGCAGATCGAAGCCTCTATCGAGGACTTCGACCAGGTCGTGCTTCTGGAGCCCTCACAGGACCCGTACCTGTGGCAGCGCGGCATCTCGTACTACTACGCCGGGAGGTTCGCTGACTGCCGGGGCCAGTTCGAGCGTCACCGGCTGGTCAATCCGAACGACGTGGAGAACGCGGTGTGGCACCTGCTCTGCGTCGCCGCCGAGGAAGGGCTGGAGGTGGCGCGGGAGATGATGCTGCCGGTCGGTCCGGATGCTCGCCGGCCGATGAAGGAGATCGACGCGCTGTTTCGAGGGGACGGCTCGGTCGAGGAGGTCGAAGCCGCGGTGGCGGCGGAAAGCCCCGGCGCGCGCTTCTACGCCGATCTGTACCTGGGCCTGTACTACGAGCTCATCGGCGAGATGGAGAGGGCAGCAGCGGCCATCGAGCGTGCGGCTTCGCTACCGAACCGCGGCTACATGGTCGAGGTGGCGCGGATTCACCGCGATCTGACTCCCTAA
- a CDS encoding alpha/beta hydrolase — protein sequence MGSDLMDRVEHGYADSNGVKIHYASIGEGPLVVMIHGFPDFWYSWRHQMEVLSSDFQVVAIDQRGYNKSDQPDGDENYDMRYLVGDVAAVIRHLGRDKATIVGHDWGGAVAWQFAFHVPQMTERLIILNLPHPNGMGRELANNAEQQQNSGYARKFQEGSPSDPDIFFGMPMTPQTLSGWVRDPEAKKHYEAAFERSDFDAMLAYYKRNYPREGGGGIGQAEGQETPRLGMPVLQFHGLDDTALHSDGLNNTWDWLDSDLTLVTVPGANHFVQEDAADLVSTTMKWWLLSRVE from the coding sequence ATGGGCAGTGATCTGATGGATCGCGTGGAGCACGGCTACGCCGACTCGAACGGCGTCAAGATCCACTACGCCTCGATCGGCGAGGGTCCCCTGGTCGTGATGATCCACGGCTTCCCGGACTTCTGGTACTCGTGGCGGCACCAGATGGAGGTTCTGTCGAGCGACTTCCAGGTTGTCGCGATCGACCAGCGCGGCTACAACAAGAGCGACCAGCCCGACGGGGACGAGAACTACGACATGCGCTACCTGGTCGGCGACGTGGCGGCCGTGATCCGGCACCTCGGTCGGGACAAGGCGACGATCGTCGGGCACGACTGGGGCGGCGCGGTCGCCTGGCAGTTCGCGTTCCATGTGCCTCAGATGACCGAGCGGCTGATCATCCTCAACCTGCCGCATCCGAACGGCATGGGCCGGGAACTGGCGAACAACGCCGAGCAGCAGCAGAACAGCGGCTACGCCCGCAAGTTCCAGGAAGGCAGCCCCAGCGACCCGGACATCTTCTTCGGCATGCCGATGACGCCCCAGACGCTCTCCGGCTGGGTGCGGGATCCGGAGGCGAAGAAGCACTACGAGGCGGCGTTCGAACGCTCCGACTTCGACGCGATGCTGGCCTACTACAAGCGGAACTACCCGCGCGAAGGCGGTGGCGGCATCGGCCAGGCGGAGGGCCAGGAAACGCCCCGCCTCGGCATGCCGGTGCTCCAGTTCCACGGCCTGGACGACACGGCGCTGCATTCGGACGGCCTGAACAACACGTGGGACTGGCTCGACAGCGACCTGACCCTCGTCACCGTGCCGGGCGCGAACCACTTCGTGCAGGAGGACGCGGCCGACCTCGTCTCGACGACGATGAAGTGGTGGCTGCTGTCGCGGGTGGAGTAG
- a CDS encoding cytochrome c: protein MNRASRLTCLVAASTLLLAPAIAAGGNVDQPTFVDDIAPILHENCASCHQPEEIAPMSLRTYREVRPWARSIARAVENKDMPPWDADPGYGPWANDISLSDDEIAAITRWAANGAPRGDGDEPVYEKPEKASEWTFGEPDWVFEFDPHEVAADGPDEFLDIPIKTGFEEDRWIRAVEVQAGDRTVLHHFILWRASENSRVQEGWVGAWAAGFAPQHFPPGTGRLLPKGRDLIGDFHYHPTGTAATDRTRVGLWFAKPEEVEKELVNLWIVNTTFHIPAGEADYRAEATHVFNEDVVVRSLIPHMHYRGKSMTYTAFLPNGEQRELLSVSRYDFNWQMSYDLAEPLRLPAGTRIEVSASFDNSADNPHNPDPTVDVTWGAESTDEMLIGFIDYVAADSAAAKAATPAGPAGQ, encoded by the coding sequence ATGAACCGAGCCTCCCGCCTGACTTGCCTCGTAGCCGCCTCGACGCTCCTGCTGGCGCCGGCCATCGCCGCCGGCGGGAACGTCGACCAGCCCACCTTCGTCGACGACATCGCGCCGATCCTCCATGAGAACTGCGCCTCCTGCCACCAGCCGGAGGAGATCGCGCCAATGTCGCTGCGCACGTACCGCGAGGTCCGGCCCTGGGCGCGCTCGATCGCGAGGGCGGTGGAGAACAAGGACATGCCGCCCTGGGACGCCGACCCCGGCTACGGCCCCTGGGCCAACGACATCAGCCTGAGCGACGACGAGATCGCGGCGATCACCCGGTGGGCCGCGAACGGCGCGCCCCGGGGCGACGGTGACGAGCCTGTCTACGAGAAGCCGGAGAAGGCCAGCGAGTGGACGTTCGGCGAGCCGGACTGGGTGTTCGAGTTCGATCCCCACGAGGTCGCCGCCGACGGACCGGACGAGTTCCTCGACATACCGATCAAGACCGGCTTCGAGGAGGATCGCTGGATTCGCGCGGTCGAGGTCCAGGCCGGCGACCGCACGGTGCTTCACCACTTCATCCTCTGGCGGGCAAGCGAGAACAGCCGGGTCCAGGAAGGCTGGGTCGGCGCCTGGGCCGCCGGCTTCGCGCCCCAGCACTTTCCGCCCGGCACCGGCCGCCTGCTGCCGAAGGGCCGCGATCTGATCGGCGACTTCCACTATCACCCGACCGGCACGGCGGCGACCGACAGGACCCGTGTCGGCCTCTGGTTCGCGAAGCCGGAGGAAGTCGAGAAGGAGCTGGTCAACCTCTGGATCGTGAACACCACGTTCCACATCCCCGCCGGTGAAGCGGACTATCGCGCCGAGGCGACCCACGTCTTCAACGAGGACGTCGTGGTCCGCTCGTTGATCCCTCACATGCACTACCGCGGCAAGTCGATGACCTACACCGCCTTCCTGCCCAACGGCGAGCAGAGGGAGTTGCTGAGCGTCAGCCGCTACGACTTCAACTGGCAGATGTCCTACGACCTGGCCGAGCCGCTCCGCTTACCGGCCGGTACCCGGATCGAGGTCTCGGCCTCCTTCGACAACTCGGCCGACAATCCGCACAACCCGGACCCGACGGTCGACGTGACCTGGGGCGCCGAGTCGACCGACGAAATGCTGATCGGCTTCATCGACTACGTCGCCGCCGACAGCGCCGCCGCGAAGGCCGCGACCCCGGCGGGTCCCGCCGGCCAGTGA